One Setaria italica strain Yugu1 chromosome I, Setaria_italica_v2.0, whole genome shotgun sequence DNA window includes the following coding sequences:
- the LOC101782601 gene encoding uncharacterized protein LOC101782601, with translation MATSSLVDKYPTWPQPPPPPSIDHSTARSISSHPPTIAMPPMPRSLDEALAAARPFLRGEEAQVDPALPELAAVLRAAGAGECWHKHGTFLAHLLDVYRILRLWRAPDAVARCGLYHSAYSNSYVNLAIFQPNTGRAHVAAVVGAPAERLVHLFCVVPRQQLIHDDLLFHYTDDDLVADLDRSEASLHDARRGVFHDDEPWRRKIQRLLPPAGITVKHIRTGEDVALSRRIAASFLLMTMADFSDQLFDWQDRLFDNANGLLEFRGNTWTSLWPGTGKPGLWVTSNSRMGALYTLILREEEIYIAHRAHAAAGQEDGGHGSNDRDEDIDLVVPPVFDGCTKVLRAEDQKVARDLYWEAVCSGDEASDDWRKVEQLLQQSIAKNPFVGEPHLVLAQVYLNMERYGDAQVQAEEGLRLLLEWGSSWDKRMTWEGWVSWGRAMLTKSREKDWPHTSFGIINLGLVK, from the exons ATGGCAACTAGCTCGCTAGTTGACAAGTATCCAACTTGGCCacaaccacctcctcctccatcgatCGATCACTCCACTGCCCGATCGATCTCTTCACACCCGCCAACCATCGCCATGCCACCGATGCCGCGGTCCCTTGACGaggccctggcggcggcgcgccccttCCTGCGCGGCGAGGAGGCTCAGGTGGACCCGGCGCTGCcggagctcgccgccgtcctgcgcgccgcgggcgccggcgagtgCTGGCACAAGCACGGCACCTTCCTGGCCCACCTCCTCGACGTCTACCGGATCCTCCGCCTGTGGCGAGCCCCCGACGCCGTCGCGCGCTGCGGCCTCTACCACTCCGCCTACTCCAACTCCTACGTCAACCTCGCCATCTTCCAGCCCAACACCGGCCGCGCCCACGTCGCCGCTGTCGTCGGGGCACCCGCCGAGCGCCTCGTCCACCTCTTCTGCGTCGTCCCGCgccagcagctcatccacgacGACCTCCTCTTCCACTACACCGACGACGACCTCGTCGCCGACCTCGACCGATCGGAGGCCTCGCTCCATGACGCGCGCCGAGGGGTGTTCCACGACGACGAGCCCTGGCGCCGAAAGATccagcgcctcctcccgccCGCCGGAATCACCGTCAAGCACATCAG GACAGGGGAGGATGTTGCACTGTCCAGGCGCAtcgccgcctccttcctcctcatGACCATGGCCGATTTCAGTGACCAGCTCTTCGACTGGCAGGACCGCCTATTCGACAACGCCAACGGCCTCCTTGAGTTCCGTGGCAACACCTGGACCTCCCTCTGGCCTGGCACCGGCAAGCCCGGCCTCTGGGTCACCTCCAACTCCCGCATGGGCGCACTCTACACCCTCATCCTCCGCGAGGAGGAGATATACATTGCTCACCGAGCACATGCCGCCGCAGGCCAAGAAGACGGAGGCCATGGCTCCAACGACCGTGACGAGGACATCGACCTGGTGGTCCCCCCGGTGTTCGATGGCTGCACCAAAGTGCTCAGAGCTGAAGACCAGAAGGTGGCACGAGACCTCTACTGGGAGGCAGTATGCAGTGGCGATGAGGCTTCAGATGACTGGCGCAAAGTGGAGCAGCTCCTCCAGCAGAGCATTGCCAAGAACCCATTTGTAGGAGAACCACACCTGGTGCTTGCACAGGTATACCTTAACATGGAGAGGTACGGTGATGCGCAGGTACAGGCAGAGGAAGGCCTCAGGCTGTTGCTGGAGTGGGGCAGCAGCTGGGACAAGAGAATGACATGGGAGGGCTGGGTGTCCTGGGGCAGGGCGATGCTCACCAAGTCCAGGGAGAAGGATTGGCCTCACACCTCATTCGGCATCATCAACCTAGGGCTTGTCAAGTGA